From the Lolium rigidum isolate FL_2022 chromosome 2, APGP_CSIRO_Lrig_0.1, whole genome shotgun sequence genome, one window contains:
- the LOC124686545 gene encoding protein transport protein Sec61 subunit gamma-like produces the protein MDAVDSVVDPLREFAKDSVRLVKRCHKPDRKEFTKVAVRTAIGFVVMGFVGFFVKLIFIPINNIIVGSG, from the exons ATGGACGCCGTAGACTCCGTCGTCGACCCGCTCCGGGAGTTCGCCAAGGACAGCGTGCGCCTCGTCAAGCGCTGCCACAAGCCCGACCGCAAGG AGTTCACGAAGGTGGCGGTGCGGACGGCGATCGGGTTCGTCGTCATGGGCTTCGTCGGCTTCTTCGTCAAGCTCATCTTCATCCCCATCAACAACATCATCGTCGGCTCCGGCTAA
- the LOC124686546 gene encoding protein CYPRO4-like encodes MGGSHSREDLDFTDSDDDDSASRASDASSDYSTPPPASSKPARLPTPASIDAIDTHLRNLHLKYSDPISPNPSPTPNPAAAASALNAVKLYLHIGGSTPAARWVISDRLAAASFIRSGDPSSDDDDEPAGPWCLVVGSKIRARVGPELQLKTFPAQRRVDFVADGVWALKFLHADGYGDFNAKYQSCLFENSYGVAATDEGRAKVFGKDFAAWARPEFGDESIWEDATDAFSPGPKGGSSPMPARSPMLRPLMEDFREFEEPVEEDGGGIQSLALGALENSFLVGDAGIHVVKNFEHGIHGKGVSVKISGGGTNFTTPKKALLMRAETNMLLMSPATDGKPHAKGVHQLDIETGRVVSQWKFGKDGADINMRDITNDSKGAQMDASESTFLGLDDNRLCRWDMRDRHGIVQNLANSMESPVLEWTQGHQFTRGTNFQCFASTGDGSIVVGSLDGKIRLYSKSSMRMAKTAFPGLGSPITHVDVTYDGKWILGTTDSYLILICTIFIDKDGKEKTGFGGRMGNRIAAPRLLKLSPLHSHLAGDNSKFREGRFSWVTENGKQERHLVTTVGKYSVVWNFLQVKNSHHECYQNQEGLKSCYCYKVIPKDESIVASRFMHEKYDTSDCPEAPLVVATPMKVTSFSVSSQR; translated from the exons atggggGGCTCGCACAGCCGGGAGGACCTCGACTTCACcgactccgacgacgacgactccgcctcccgcgcctccgaCGCCTCCTCCGACTACTCCACCCCTCCCCCCGCCTCCTCCAAGCCCGCTAGGCTGCCCACCCCcgcctccatcgacgccatcgacacccACCTCCGCAACCTCCACCTCAAGTACTCCGACCCCATCTCCCCGAACCCCAGCCCCACCCccaaccccgccgccgccgcctccgccctcaACGCCGTCAAGCTCTACCTCCACATCGGCGGCTCCACCCCCGCCGCGCGCTGGGTGATCTCCGAccgcctcgccgccgcgtccTTCATCCGCTCGGGCGAcccgtcctccgacgacgacgacgagcccgccgggcccTGGTGCCTCGTCGTGGGCTCCAAGATCCGCGCCAGGGTCGGGCCCGAGCTGCAGCTCAAGACCTTCCCCGCGCAGCGCCGCGTCGACTTCGTCGCCGACGGCGTCTGGGCGCTCAAGTTCCTGCACGCCGACGGCTACGGCGACTTCAACGCCAAGTACCAGAGCTGCCTCTTCGAGAACAGCTACGGGGTCGCCGCCACGGACGAGGGCCGCGCCAAGGTGTTCGGGAAGGACTTCGCGGCGTGGGCGCGCCCGGAGTTCGGGGACGAGTCCATATGGGAGGACGCCACCGACGCCTTCTCGCCAGGCCCCAAGGGCGGGAGCAGCCCGATGCCTGCGCGGAGCCCGATGCTGCGGCCTCTGATGGAGGATTTCAGGGAGTTTGAGGAGCCCGTGGAGGAGGATGGCGGTGGCATACAGAGCCTCGCTCTGGGCGCGCTGGAGAACAGTTTCCTTGTTGGGGATGCAGGGATACATGTGGTGAAGAATTtcgagcatggcatacatgggaaGGGCGTCTCTGTCAAGATCTCCGGAGGGGGAACAAACTTCACCACACCAAAGAAGGCGCTTCTGATGCGTGCCGAGACAAACATGCTCCTGATGAGCCCGGCAACCGATGGGAAGCCGCACGCCAAGGGGGTGCATCAGCTTGACATCGAGACCGGGAGGGTCGTCTCGCAGTGGAAGTTCGGCAAGGATGGGGCAGATATCAACATGAGGGATATCACCAACGACAGCAAGGGCGCGCAGATGGATGCGTCGGAATCCACCTTCTTGGGACTGGATGACAACCGATTGTGCCGCTGGGATATGAGGGACCGCCATGGGATCGTGCAGAACTTGGCTAATTCGATGGAGTCCCCGGTGTTGGAATGGACCCAGGGCCATCAGTTCACCAGGGGGACTAACTTCCAGTGCTTCGCATCCACCGGTGATGGGTCCATTGTTGTTGGCTCACTCGATGGCAAGATTCGTTTGTACTCAAAGAGCTCTATGAGGATGGCAAAGACGGCCTTCCCAGGGCTGGGTTCGCCCATTACTCATGTGGATGTCACATACGACGGGAAGTGGATACTGGGGACAACCGATTCTTACCTTATTCTCATATGCACCATTTTCATTGACAAGGATGGGAAGGAGAAGACTGGATTCGGTGGGAGGATGGGGAACAGGATTGCTGCCCCAAGATTGCTCAAGCTCAGCCCACTGCACTCTCATCTTGCAGGGGACAACAGCAAGTTCCGTGAGGGCAGGTTCTCATGG GTAACGGAGAACGGAAAGCAGGAGAGGCATCTCGTCACGACGGTGGGAAAGTACAGCGTGGTGTGGAACTTCCTTCAGGTGAAGAACAGCCACCACGAGTGCTACCAGAACCAGGAAGGCCTCAAGAGCTGCTACTGCTATAAGGTGATCCCCAAGGATGAGTCCATCGTGGCCAGCCGCTTCATGCATGAGAAGTACGACACGAGCGACTGCCCGGAGGCGCCGCTGGTCGTCGCGACACCCATGAAGGTCACGTCCTTCAGCGTATCCAGCCAGAGGTAG